The Gemmatimonadaceae bacterium genome contains the following window.
AGGCGACCGCGAGCCTGCGCTATCCCGAGGACGTCGTCGCCTGGGCCGGAGCCTCGGACGCGCGGAGCGGTGCCAAGGCCCCGGTCGTCTTCGTCGGGTACGGCGTCAACGCCCCCGAGTTCCGCTGGGATGACTTCAAGGGCGTGGACGTGAAGGGCAAGATCCTGCTGGTGCTCGTCAACGATCCACCGGCGCCGCCGCAGGAGCCGACGCTGTTCGGCGGCACCGCGATGACCTACTACGGCCGCTGGACCTACAAGTTCGAGGAAGCCGAGCGGCGCGGCGCGGCGGGGATGTTGATCATCCACAACACCGATCGGGCGGGTTACGGGTGGGCAACCGTCGTCGGCAGCTGGGCCAAGGAACAGCGCATGCTGCCGCGCGACCCCAAACTGCCGGCGCCGCTCGGCTTCCGCGGCTGGATCACGGAAGACCGCGCCGCCGGCCTGCTTCGCGAGGCTGGCCTCGACCTCGCGACGCTCCGGCGCAACGCAGAGTCCCGGAACTTCCGCCCGGTGGAGACAGGCCTCAGCCTCGACGTCTCCTTCACCAACAGCGTGCAGCACCTCGAGAGCCACAACGTCGTCGGACGCATCGCCGGCCAGTCGGGCGACGCCAGTCGCGAGCACGTGATGCTCTCCGCGCACTGGGACCACCTCGGCATCGGCCCGGTGGTCGATGGCGACTCGATCTACAACGGGGCGCTGGACAACGCCTCGGGCACGGCCGACTTGCTGGCGATTGCCCGCGCACTCGCCACCGGTCCCCGGCCGCAGCGATCCGTGCTCGTCGCGTTCGTGACGGCGGAGGAGAGTGGACTCTTGGGCTCCGCCTACCTCGCGCAGAATCCCGTGGTGCCCACGGAGCAACTGGTCGCGAATCTCAACGTGGACGGCGGTAACGTCCTCGGCGAGACGCGCGACCTCACCGTGCTCGGCGACACCAAGAGCTCGCTCGGCCCCCAGCTCGCGCGACTCATCGCACCGCGCGGCATGCGCATCTCGCCGGATGCGTTCCCCGAGCGCGGCTATTTCTATCGCTCCGACCACTTTTCCTTTGCGAAGGCCGGTGTGCCGTCTGTCAGCATCGGAGAGGGCGAGGACTTCGCCGGACGCCCCGCCGGCTGGGGTAACGCGCAGGCCGAGGAATACACGACCAAGCGCTACCATCAGCCGGGTGACGAGTACGATCCCAGCTGGGACCTCAAGGGCGCGGT
Protein-coding sequences here:
- a CDS encoding M28 family peptidase, translated to MTQALFTTRPWAQTRALVALALCLGASPALRAQDITETEIRAHIQFLSSDLLEGRAPASRGGSLTEQYIVAQLMAAGVQPGNGDSYLQRVPIDIVAADAAGMRIAVTGKATASLRYPEDVVAWAGASDARSGAKAPVVFVGYGVNAPEFRWDDFKGVDVKGKILLVLVNDPPAPPQEPTLFGGTAMTYYGRWTYKFEEAERRGAAGMLIIHNTDRAGYGWATVVGSWAKEQRMLPRDPKLPAPLGFRGWITEDRAAGLLREAGLDLATLRRNAESRNFRPVETGLSLDVSFTNSVQHLESHNVVGRIAGQSGDASREHVMLSAHWDHLGIGPVVDGDSIYNGALDNASGTADLLAIARALATGPRPQRSVLVAFVTAEESGLLGSAYLAQNPVVPTEQLVANLNVDGGNVLGETRDLTVLGDTKSSLGPQLARLIAPRGMRISPDAFPERGYFYRSDHFSFAKAGVPSVSIGEGEDFAGRPAGWGNAQAEEYTTKRYHQPGDEYDPSWDLKGAVQLSNIVLEFTRALANSREWPTWNADAEFRRAPRM